A single region of the Pseudomonas granadensis genome encodes:
- the miaB gene encoding tRNA (N6-isopentenyl adenosine(37)-C2)-methylthiotransferase MiaB, whose translation MAKKLYIETHGCQMNEYDSSRMVDLLGEHQALEVTARAEDADVILLNTCSIRERAQDRVYSQLGRWRELKLANPDMVIAVGGCVASQEGAAIRDRAPYVDVVFGPQTLHRLPEMIDAARSSKLPQVDVSFPEIEKFDHLPEPRIDGPSAYVSVMEGCSKYCTFCVVPYTRGEEVSRPFDDVIAEIIHLAEHGVREVTLLGQNVNGYRGATHDGRMADLAELIRVVAAVDGIDRIRYTTSHPLEFSDSLIQAHAEVPELVKHLHLPVQSGSDRILAAMKRNHTALEYKSKLRKLRAAVPGICISSDFIVGFPGETEKDFEQTMKLIADVGFDFSYSFVYSQRPGTPAADLADDTPEELKKERLNALQHRLNQQGFEISRQMVGSIQRILVTDYSKKDPGELQGRTENNRIVNFRCDNPTLIGQFADVHIDAAQPHSLRGSLIQ comes from the coding sequence ATGGCCAAGAAGCTTTACATCGAAACCCACGGTTGCCAGATGAACGAGTACGACAGCTCGCGCATGGTCGATCTGCTGGGCGAACATCAGGCCCTGGAAGTCACCGCTCGCGCGGAAGACGCCGACGTGATTCTGCTCAACACCTGCTCGATCCGCGAGCGCGCCCAGGATCGGGTGTATTCGCAGCTCGGGCGCTGGCGCGAACTGAAGCTGGCCAACCCGGACATGGTCATTGCGGTCGGCGGTTGCGTCGCCAGTCAGGAAGGCGCGGCGATCCGCGATCGCGCCCCATACGTCGACGTGGTCTTCGGCCCACAGACCCTGCACCGCCTGCCGGAAATGATCGACGCCGCGCGCAGCAGCAAGCTGCCCCAAGTCGATGTGTCGTTCCCGGAAATCGAAAAATTCGACCACTTGCCCGAGCCGCGCATCGATGGCCCGAGCGCCTACGTGTCGGTGATGGAAGGTTGCAGCAAGTACTGCACCTTCTGCGTGGTGCCTTACACCCGTGGCGAAGAAGTCAGCCGGCCGTTCGACGACGTGATCGCCGAAATCATTCACCTCGCCGAACACGGCGTGCGTGAAGTGACCCTGCTGGGCCAGAACGTCAACGGCTACCGCGGCGCTACGCATGACGGGCGCATGGCCGATCTGGCCGAGCTGATCCGCGTGGTCGCGGCCGTCGATGGCATCGACCGCATTCGCTATACCACGTCGCACCCGCTGGAGTTTTCCGACAGCCTGATCCAGGCCCACGCCGAGGTGCCGGAGCTGGTCAAGCACCTGCATTTGCCGGTGCAGTCGGGTTCCGACCGGATTCTCGCGGCAATGAAGCGCAACCACACCGCGCTGGAATACAAATCCAAACTGCGCAAACTGCGCGCGGCGGTGCCGGGAATCTGCATCAGCTCGGACTTTATCGTGGGTTTCCCCGGCGAGACCGAGAAAGATTTCGAGCAGACCATGAAGCTGATCGCCGATGTCGGCTTCGACTTTTCCTACTCGTTCGTTTACAGCCAGCGCCCCGGGACCCCGGCCGCAGACCTGGCTGACGACACTCCGGAAGAGCTGAAAAAAGAACGTCTGAATGCGCTGCAACATCGCCTGAACCAGCAAGGGTTCGAAATCAGCCGACAAATGGTCGGTTCGATCCAGCGCATTCTGGTAACCGATTATTCGAAGAAAGACCCCGGCGAACTGCAGGGGCGCACCGAGAATAACCGTATCGTCAACTTCCGCTGCGACAATCCAACCTTGATCGGCCAGTTCGCCGACGTGCACATCGACGCGGCGCAACCGCACTCATTGCGCGGCTCACTAATCCAGTAA
- a CDS encoding PhoH family protein: MNAPIEPHRFILEPFEARRFANLCGQFDEHLRLIEHRLAIEIRNRGNQFELIGDPKLTTSAENLLRRLYRETKATELSPDMVHLFLQESAVEQLDNPAPAEPSVALRTKKGMIRPRGLNQQRYVKEILGNDINFGIGPAGTGKTYLAVACAVDALEREQIRRILLVRPAVEAGEKLGFLPGDLSQKIDPYLRPLYDALYEMLGFEYVAKLIERQVIEVAPLAYMRGRTLNNSFIILDESQNTTVEQMKMFLTRIGFGSTAVITGDITQVDLPRGTKSGLHHVIEVLKDVPGISFTHFQPKDVVRHPLVQRIVEAYERFESRADAPKEAARDA, translated from the coding sequence TTGAACGCACCCATCGAACCACATCGTTTCATTCTCGAGCCCTTTGAGGCTCGCCGCTTCGCCAATCTGTGCGGGCAATTCGACGAGCATCTGCGCTTGATCGAACATCGCCTGGCCATCGAGATCCGCAACCGCGGCAATCAATTCGAACTGATCGGCGACCCCAAGCTCACCACGTCTGCGGAAAACCTGCTGCGCCGTCTGTATCGGGAAACCAAGGCGACCGAGCTGTCGCCGGACATGGTTCACCTGTTCCTGCAGGAATCGGCTGTCGAGCAACTGGACAACCCCGCGCCCGCCGAACCGTCCGTCGCCCTGCGCACGAAAAAAGGCATGATTCGCCCACGCGGCCTGAATCAGCAGCGCTACGTCAAGGAAATCCTCGGCAACGACATCAACTTCGGCATCGGCCCTGCCGGCACCGGCAAGACCTATCTGGCCGTGGCCTGCGCCGTCGATGCGCTGGAGCGTGAGCAGATCCGGCGCATCCTGCTGGTGCGTCCGGCGGTTGAAGCGGGTGAAAAACTCGGCTTCCTGCCCGGCGACCTGTCGCAGAAGATCGACCCGTACCTGCGCCCGCTCTATGACGCGCTGTACGAAATGCTCGGCTTCGAATACGTGGCCAAGCTGATCGAACGTCAGGTGATCGAAGTGGCACCGCTGGCTTACATGCGCGGTCGCACGCTGAACAACAGCTTCATCATTCTCGACGAAAGCCAGAACACCACCGTCGAACAGATGAAAATGTTCCTGACGCGGATCGGCTTCGGTTCCACCGCGGTCATCACCGGGGACATCACCCAGGTCGATCTGCCGCGTGGCACCAAGTCCGGCCTGCATCATGTGATCGAAGTGCTCAAAGATGTGCCGGGCATAAGCTTCACGCACTTCCAGCCCAAGGACGTGGTGCGCCATCCTTTGGTGCAGCGGATCGTCGAAGCCTACGAGCGCTTCGAAAGCCGCGCCGATGCACCCAAGGAAGCCGCGCGCGATGCTTGA
- the ybeY gene encoding rRNA maturation RNase YbeY, protein MLELDLQIATEASAPSEAQFRQWCELALRQRTADSEMTIRLVDEDEGRVLNHTWRQKDYATNVLSFPADVPDELLDIPLLGDLVICVAVVEREAAEQGKELNAHWAHLVIHGCLHLLGYDHIEDDEAEEMEALERELLAELGFPDPYADDETEPSPTVTTKDSE, encoded by the coding sequence ATGCTTGAGCTCGATCTGCAAATCGCCACCGAAGCGTCGGCGCCGAGTGAAGCCCAATTCCGTCAGTGGTGCGAACTGGCCCTGCGCCAGCGCACCGCCGATTCGGAAATGACCATTCGTCTGGTCGACGAAGACGAAGGTCGCGTGCTCAACCACACCTGGCGGCAAAAGGACTACGCAACCAACGTCCTGTCGTTCCCCGCGGACGTCCCGGACGAGCTGCTGGATATCCCGCTGCTCGGCGATCTGGTGATCTGCGTCGCCGTGGTTGAACGCGAAGCCGCCGAACAGGGCAAGGAACTTAACGCCCACTGGGCACATCTGGTCATTCACGGCTGCTTGCATCTGCTCGGTTACGACCATATAGAAGATGACGAAGCCGAAGAAATGGAAGCACTGGAACGCGAGTTACTTGCTGAACTCGGCTTTCCCGATCCGTACGCGGACGACGAAACCGAACCATCCCCTACTGTTACAACAAAGGATTCAGAGTAA
- a CDS encoding HlyC/CorC family transporter — translation MSEDRSSNGQKSWLGKLTQAFAHEPKNRQELLELLRDAHQNKLLDSEALAIVEGAIQVADLQVRDIMVPRSQMISIKATQTPREFLPAVVDSAHSRYPVIGESHDDVMGVLLAKDLLPLILKENGDSFNIKDLLRPATFVPESKRLNVLLREFRANHNHMAIVIDEYGGVAGLVTIEDVLEQIVGDIEDEHDVEEDSYIKPLPSGDFLIKALTPIENFNEFFDSEFSDDEFDTVGGLVMSAFGHLPKRNEITEIGAYRFRILNADSRRIHLLRLTPIAR, via the coding sequence ATGAGCGAAGATCGATCGAGCAACGGGCAGAAGTCATGGCTGGGTAAGCTCACCCAGGCTTTTGCCCACGAGCCGAAGAACCGTCAGGAGCTCCTCGAGCTGCTGCGTGATGCACATCAGAACAAACTGCTGGACAGCGAAGCGCTGGCCATCGTCGAAGGCGCCATTCAGGTGGCTGACCTGCAAGTACGCGACATCATGGTCCCGCGCTCGCAGATGATCAGCATCAAGGCAACCCAGACACCCCGCGAATTTCTCCCTGCCGTGGTCGACTCGGCCCACTCGCGCTATCCGGTCATCGGCGAAAGCCATGACGACGTGATGGGCGTGCTGCTGGCCAAGGATCTGCTGCCGCTGATCCTCAAGGAGAACGGCGACAGCTTCAACATCAAGGACCTGCTGCGCCCGGCCACCTTCGTGCCGGAGTCCAAGCGTCTGAACGTGTTGCTGCGTGAATTCCGTGCCAACCACAACCACATGGCCATCGTCATCGACGAATACGGCGGCGTGGCCGGTCTGGTGACGATCGAAGACGTGCTGGAACAGATCGTCGGCGATATCGAAGACGAACACGACGTCGAAGAAGACAGCTACATCAAGCCGCTGCCCAGCGGTGACTTCCTGATCAAGGCGCTGACGCCGATCGAGAACTTCAACGAGTTCTTCGACAGCGAGTTCTCCGATGACGAATTCGACACGGTCGGCGGTCTGGTGATGAGCGCGTTCGGCCACTTGCCAAAACGCAACGAAATCACTGAAATCGGCGCCTATCGTTTCCGCATTCTGAATGCCGACAGCCGTCGGATTCATTTGCTGCGTCTGACCCCTATCGCCCGGTAA
- the lnt gene encoding apolipoprotein N-acyltransferase, whose protein sequence is MRWTTRPGWPGNLLAVAAGAITTFALAPFNIWPLALLAVGLFYAGLRELSPRQALGRGWCFGFGLFGAGTSWIYYSIHHFGGASVLLAGFLMLLFTAAIAWFFALPAWLWARWLRRNEAPVADALAFAALWVGQEAFRGWFLTGFPWLYSGYSQLDGPLAGLAPVGGMWLVSFVLALTAALIYNARRLLQTRRKAFVAAGLLLLVGPWVAGIALKGHAWTSPSGAPLSVAAIQGNVAQSMKWDPAELNAQLALYRDLSFRSKPVDLLIWPETAVPVLKESAEGYLSMMGNFAAERKSALITGVPIRQTVHKERRFFNGITVVGEGDGTYLKQKLVPFGEYVPLQDILRGLIAFFDLPMSDFARGPSDQALLQAKGYQIAPFICYEVVYPEFAAGLSARSDLLLTISNDTWFGTSIGPLQHLQMAQMRALEAGRWMIRATNNGVTGLINPFGQITAQIPQFEQGVLYGDVVPMHDLTPYLQWRSWPLIALCLLLFGWALMANRMSKTL, encoded by the coding sequence CTGCGCTGGACTACCCGCCCCGGCTGGCCCGGTAACCTGCTGGCCGTGGCGGCCGGTGCAATCACCACCTTCGCGCTTGCGCCTTTCAACATCTGGCCGCTGGCTTTGCTGGCGGTCGGCTTGTTTTATGCCGGTTTGCGCGAGCTAAGTCCGCGTCAGGCGCTGGGTCGTGGCTGGTGCTTCGGTTTTGGCCTGTTCGGCGCCGGCACCAGCTGGATCTATTACAGCATTCACCATTTTGGCGGCGCTTCAGTGCTGCTCGCCGGGTTCCTGATGCTGCTGTTCACCGCCGCGATCGCGTGGTTTTTCGCCCTGCCTGCCTGGTTGTGGGCGCGCTGGCTGCGCCGCAATGAGGCGCCAGTGGCCGATGCCCTGGCGTTTGCTGCGCTTTGGGTCGGGCAGGAAGCGTTTCGTGGCTGGTTCCTCACCGGTTTCCCGTGGTTGTACTCCGGTTACAGCCAGCTCGACGGCCCGTTGGCCGGGCTCGCACCGGTCGGCGGCATGTGGCTGGTGTCGTTCGTTCTGGCACTGACCGCCGCGCTGATCTACAACGCACGGCGCTTGCTGCAGACTCGTCGCAAAGCTTTTGTCGCCGCTGGATTGTTGCTGCTGGTCGGGCCTTGGGTGGCCGGCATTGCGCTCAAGGGTCATGCCTGGACCAGTCCGTCGGGCGCGCCACTGAGCGTCGCGGCGATTCAGGGCAACGTCGCGCAAAGCATGAAATGGGACCCGGCTGAACTCAACGCGCAACTGGCGCTGTACCGGGACTTGAGCTTTCGCTCGAAACCGGTCGACCTGCTGATCTGGCCGGAAACCGCTGTGCCGGTGCTCAAGGAATCCGCCGAGGGATACCTGAGCATGATGGGTAACTTCGCCGCCGAGCGTAAATCGGCGCTGATTACCGGCGTGCCGATCCGCCAGACCGTGCACAAGGAAAGACGTTTCTTCAACGGCATCACCGTAGTCGGCGAAGGCGATGGCACTTACCTGAAGCAGAAACTGGTGCCGTTCGGCGAATACGTACCGTTGCAGGACATCCTGCGCGGGCTGATCGCATTCTTCGACCTGCCGATGTCCGACTTCGCCCGTGGCCCGTCCGATCAGGCGCTGTTGCAAGCCAAGGGTTACCAGATCGCCCCGTTCATTTGTTACGAAGTGGTGTACCCGGAGTTTGCGGCCGGGCTGTCGGCGCGCAGCGATCTGCTGCTGACGATCAGCAACGATACCTGGTTCGGCACCTCCATCGGTCCGCTGCAACATCTGCAGATGGCGCAGATGCGCGCACTTGAGGCTGGCCGCTGGATGATTCGCGCCACCAACAATGGCGTGACGGGGCTGATCAACCCGTTCGGCCAGATCACCGCGCAGATTCCGCAGTTCGAACAGGGCGTACTGTACGGTGATGTGGTGCCGATGCACGACCTGACGCCCTATCTGCAATGGCGTTCATGGCCGTTGATTGCGCTGTGCCTGCTGTTGTTCGGCTGGGCGCTGATGGCTAACCGGATGTCGAAAACCCTTTAA
- a CDS encoding YdcF family protein: MPFRYLIKQLLLPPGILLLLLLAAWWLRRSRPRLAGLCFALGLGGLWLMSLPVVVQWGAKALEREPPLARGAWTTLAQRADAIVVLGSGRERGDLAWGEDQPTGIGLERQRYAARLAKASGLPILTSGGLHYGTPPTEAKLMADSLRDDFGVAVRWQEGESRTTWENARFSADILLSQGIKRVVVVTQAWHMPRAVWSFKQAGFEVVPAPVGFLGTDNARPFGGWLPEFKSIWQSGQLLNEAVGQVGYSLFYRGEASPD, encoded by the coding sequence ATGCCCTTTCGTTATCTGATCAAACAACTGCTGTTGCCGCCCGGCATTCTCTTGCTGCTGTTGCTGGCCGCCTGGTGGCTGCGTCGTTCGCGGCCGCGCCTCGCTGGCCTTTGTTTCGCGCTCGGCCTGGGCGGCCTGTGGCTGATGAGCCTGCCGGTGGTTGTGCAGTGGGGCGCCAAGGCGCTGGAGCGCGAGCCGCCGCTGGCCCGCGGGGCGTGGACGACGCTGGCGCAGCGGGCCGATGCGATTGTCGTACTCGGTTCCGGTCGCGAGCGGGGCGATCTGGCGTGGGGTGAAGACCAGCCGACCGGTATCGGGCTCGAGCGCCAGCGCTACGCGGCACGTCTTGCCAAAGCCTCCGGTTTACCGATCCTGACCAGCGGCGGCTTGCATTACGGTACGCCGCCGACCGAGGCGAAGTTGATGGCGGATTCGCTGCGCGATGATTTCGGCGTGGCAGTGCGCTGGCAGGAAGGCGAAAGCCGTACCACGTGGGAAAACGCCCGATTCAGTGCCGATATATTGCTGTCGCAAGGCATCAAACGCGTGGTTGTGGTCACTCAGGCCTGGCACATGCCGCGGGCGGTGTGGAGCTTCAAACAAGCGGGATTCGAGGTGGTACCGGCGCCGGTCGGCTTTCTGGGCACCGACAACGCTCGACCGTTTGGCGGCTGGTTGCCAGAGTTCAAATCGATCTGGCAGAGCGGGCAGTTGCTGAACGAGGCGGTGGGACAGGTGGGGTATTCGTTGTTTTACCGAGGTGAGGCCAGCCCTGATTGA